CGCTGCGGGTTTTCGACCCATGCGGACGTCAACGCGGCGCTGGAGATCCGCCGGCGAGCGCAGTTGGCGCTCTCAAGACTCCCGGATACCGGTGCGGAGCCGGTTGCAGCGTAGGATGCGTTGCAAGGCAGTCACAACGAATCCTAATATCGGTAGTTTTTTACCGGCGGAGATGAAGTGAAACGCAGGCGGGGCCGTTAAGGTTTTGTTTCGTGCGTTGCATGGGCCAAGCGGCCCCGTCCAGCGGGTTAGCCGCCCGACATGGCGCCGATGATGAGCAGCGGTTCGGCGCCGCTCGCGACCCGCTCGGGCAGCGGCGTATCGGGCGGCTCGTGCGAGAGGTCGCGTTCGCAGGCGAAGAAGCGGATGAAGGGGCGGCGCGTGTGCGTCGCGCGATCGCGAATCGTACCGAGCAGCATCGGATAGCGGCTTTCGATCGCCCCGAGCACGGAACCCAACGTCACGCCCTCGCCGAGATCGAACCGCACTTCGTCGTCGACCCGTGCGAGCGTACGCAGATGCGGCGGAAGCACGACGCGGATCACGGCAGCGTCTGTACCTCGACCGAGAGCACGGCCGGAAGATCGCGAACGATCGCGCTCCAGTTCTCGCCGGCATCGGCTGAAGCGTACACCTGGCCGCCGGTCGTGCCGAAGTAGATACCGCACGAATCGAGCGAGTCGACCGCCATCGCATCGCGCAGAACGTTGACGTAGCAATCGCGCTGCGGCAGGCCCGTGGTGAGCGCCTCCCACGCATCGCCGCCGGTGCGGCTGCGGTAGACACGCAGCTTCCCGTCGAGCGGGAAGTGTTCGGTGTCGCTCTTGATCGGAACGACGTAGATCGTCTCGGGTTCGTGTGCGTGCACGTCGATCGGAAAGCCGAAATCGGTCGGCAGATTGCCGCTGATTTCGCGCCACGAGCCGCCCGCATCGTCGCTGCGCATCACGTCCCAATGCTTCTGCATGAAGAGCACGTCCGGGTGCGAGGGATGCATGGCGATGCGGTGCACACAGTGGCCGACCTCGGCATCGGGGTCGGGAATTTGGGCGGATTTCAATCCCCGGTTGATAGGACGCCAGGTTTCTCCGCCGTCGTCGCTGCGAAACGCGCCGGCCGCGGAGATCGCGGTGAAGATGCGCTGCGGATCTTTCGGATCGATCAGGATCGTATGCAGACACATGCCGCCCGCGCCGGGCTGCCAGCTCGCGCCGGTGTTGTGCGTGCGCAAGCCCGAGAGCTCGCTCCAGGTTTTTCCGCCGTCATTCGAACGGAAGAGTGCCGCGTCTTCGGCACCGGCGTAGACGGTGTCGGGATCGGCGAGCGAGGGTTCGAGATGCCAGATGCGCTTGAACTCCCACGGACGCGGCGTGCCGTCGTACCACAGGTGCGTACCGGCAACGCCGTCGTACGCGAACGCGTTGCCGACCGTTTCCCAGGTCTTGCCGCCGTCATCCGAACGCTGCATCACCTGTCCGTGCCAGCCGGTGCTTTGCGAAGCGTAGACGCGGTTCGGATCGGCCGGCGACCCTTTTAGATGGTAGATCTCCCACCCGGCGAAGTGCGGGCCGTGGACGCTCCAGTTCTTGCGTTTGCCGTCGGCTTCGAGGACGAACGCGCCCTTGCGCGTCCCGACCAAAACACGCACGCCGCTCATCGGCGCTACGTCGTGCTAAAGCGGCGGCGAAGGGCACGCTCGCGCTGTTTGTATACCTTGATGGTCAGTTCCAGGCGCGACGTGGTGCCCGTTTTACGCAAAATGTGCGAGATATGGTTCTTGACGGTTTTGTCGGAAAGGCGTAGCTTCGAGGCGATCTCCTGATTGCGAAGACCGTTCAGCAGCTTCTGTAATACGTCGCG
The window above is part of the Candidatus Baltobacteraceae bacterium genome. Proteins encoded here:
- a CDS encoding MoaD/ThiS family protein; the protein is MIRVVLPPHLRTLARVDDEVRFDLGEGVTLGSVLGAIESRYPMLLGTIRDRATHTRRPFIRFFACERDLSHEPPDTPLPERVASGAEPLLIIGAMSGG
- a CDS encoding LuxR C-terminal-related transcriptional regulator, whose amino-acid sequence is MTTIEESLSPAERDVLQKLLNGLRNQEIASKLRLSDKTVKNHISHILRKTGTTSRLELTIKVYKQRERALRRRFSTT